Below is a window of Microbacterium saperdae DNA.
CGGCGGGACGACGGTGGCGCCCTCGGCCGTCACGACGCACGAGCCCTGTCCGGCGAGCGTGATGACCGCGGCGCCGACACCCTGTGCCAGGAACCAGCGTCCTGCCCGTTCGGCCGAGGCGGCATCCGTCACCTCGATGCCGCTGATCAGCGTGGCCTCGGTCTCGTTCGGCGTGACGATGTCGATGCTGCGCCACACCTCGGCGGGGAGGGTCGCTGCGGGCGCGGGGTCGAGGATCACGGTCATGCCGTGCTCGCGTCCGCGGGCGGTGATGTGGGCGGTCAGCGCCGAGGGGGTCTCGAGCTGCGTGAGCAGCACCGAGGTGGTCGAGGCGAGGGCGGCCAGAGCCGTGTCGATCTGCTCGGTGCTCAGCGCGGCGTTCGCGAGCGGAACCATGACGATGTCGTTCTGCGCGGAGGAGTCGACGCGGATGTGGGCGATGCCGGTCGGCCCCGGCACGGTGCGCAGGTGGGCGAGGTCGACGCCGGCATCGCCGAGTCCGTTCACGACGAGGTCGTGGAACAGGTCGTCTCCGACGCAGCCGACGAAGCTCGTGCGGGCACCGGAGCGTCCGGCGGCGACGGCCTGGTTCGCACCCTTGCCGCCGAGCATCAGGGTGAACTCATCGCCCAGGATGGTCTCTCCGCGGGCG
It encodes the following:
- a CDS encoding ribokinase — protein: MSLAHPADRSGVVIVGSVTADVTTFSQRLPARGETILGDEFTLMLGGKGANQAVAAGRSGARTSFVGCVGDDLFHDLVVNGLGDAGVDLAHLRTVPGPTGIAHIRVDSSAQNDIVMVPLANAALSTEQIDTALAALASTTSVLLTQLETPSALTAHITARGREHGMTVILDPAPAATLPAEVWRSIDIVTPNETEATLISGIEVTDAASAERAGRWFLAQGVGAAVITLAGQGSCVVTAEGATVVPPFPVEAVDTTAAGDAYAGYLGAALANGSTLTDAVRLATAAGALTVTKQGASPSLPLRAEVDAFLAARESAPVAN